The genomic region TAGATCAAAAGGCAGCAGAGGATGAAATAAACGCCTCCTATAAGCGTTATAAAAAGTAGTAATAAATAGGAAAACCTAACTGCGAATTTACCTTTAGTAAATCGCTGATAGGGTCGGGCAGTAATAAAAAGCCGGGTTGTTAGCTCAGTTGGTAGAGCAGGTGACTCTTAATCACCGGGTCGGGGGTTCGAGTCCCTCACAACCCACTTATGAGCGTAAGTGAGACTGACTTACTACTCTAAAAAGTCGCAAGACTTGGTGAGTAGGAATCAGTGAGTCCTTCCTTCAGGGAAGGTAAGAGAAAATGTTAGTTAATGAGTGGGTAGATACTGTTTGGAATGTTGTAAATGTTAGACCTAAAACACTCCACGATTACAAGCGGTTATATAAACGTCATCTAATGCCTGTGATTGGCTCCATGAGCCTAGATGAGGTTGATGTTGTAGTACTTCAAAGGAAGTTAATCTCACTGCCACCACAAACTGCAAGGCATTGTTTGATGTTGGTTAAGACCATCTATCGCGAGGCTAAGTTATACAAGGTGTGTAGTAACAACCCAGCAGATGGTTTAAGGACCGCTCCTATTCAAATATCTGAGAAGAAGTTTCTAGTCTGGGAGGATGTTGATGCTAGGGATTGGGGTAGATATAACCACCAGGTTAGATTCCTAGCCTTACACGGACTCAGGTGGTCTGAGGCTGCAGCAATTACCCAAGCAGATATCAGGGATGATTTTGTATTTGTATCTAGAACTGTAAATGGTCCGTGTAAATCAAAGACTAGTGTTAGAAAAGTCCCCTATCTTGGCTGGTTTAAGCCACTTCCTATGACATATAAGCCAATGCAAAAGTGCGCCAACAAGCACGGGGTAACTGTTCATAGTTTTAGGAGAACCTATGCCTATCTACTTAAGACCCAAGGTATCCACGTTACTACAGCTCAGAAATTGCTAGGTCACTCTGACCCAATGATGACCTTACGTGTATATACATCTGTGTTGGATAGTGAAATTAATGATACTGGTGAAAAACTTAAGAATTACTTACTCCTAAATGTTTAAACAGTTGGCAATTGACTATTGCCAAATCTAATTTGCGCCACTTGGCTTTTTGGTAAAGAATTTACCTAGGGACTGAGTTAGAGAGGTAGTTATTTTCACGGCAGTTTTAGTTAGACAAAAAATTTATACAGGTAAAGGTAGCTCTTATTATTTGAGTCCAATACCAGCTAAAAGGCATCTAATTGCAAATAGGGAGTACAAGGCAGCTAGGGTCTTGGACGCTCTATGCCTGCATATGGGAAGAGGTGAAAATTGGGTTCGAGTAAGTTACGACGGATTAGAACTCAATACAGGAATGTCTCGTAAATCTGTAGCAAGTGGTCTAAAAACTCTTGAAGCACTATGCATAATAGGAATTAAAAGAAGTAAGCAAACAAAAACACGAGCGAATACAAATGAATATTTCATTCAAGACTATGCCTATAACATCAAAGTTATGAAGCAAATTTCCAATGGTTATTTCCCGATAGTTGGAATGTGTAAGGCATGCTTTAAAAATGTTTATGCCTACGAAATTGGAAGGGCTGAGTCTTGTGATTATCACCGAAATTGTGGCGGTGA from Candidatus Nanopelagicus abundans harbors:
- a CDS encoding tyrosine-type recombinase/integrase, coding for MLVNEWVDTVWNVVNVRPKTLHDYKRLYKRHLMPVIGSMSLDEVDVVVLQRKLISLPPQTARHCLMLVKTIYREAKLYKVCSNNPADGLRTAPIQISEKKFLVWEDVDARDWGRYNHQVRFLALHGLRWSEAAAITQADIRDDFVFVSRTVNGPCKSKTSVRKVPYLGWFKPLPMTYKPMQKCANKHGVTVHSFRRTYAYLLKTQGIHVTTAQKLLGHSDPMMTLRVYTSVLDSEINDTGEKLKNYLLLNV